A genomic region of Corticium candelabrum chromosome 22, ooCorCand1.1, whole genome shotgun sequence contains the following coding sequences:
- the LOC134197535 gene encoding leucine-rich repeat serine/threonine-protein kinase 1-like yields MLCDDRLGRDMLPTFLRLLERMGIAFPISTHSVLVPTLLPSNRPRLTANLSKHHTGSHNSRLRSTSQGKDRYQLNPRGTVQRVYSLHSMPTNFIPQLVARIKSSFDRWYSSHQGGHRKRTGSVVELPYLSASHDRRYSPRRTEVARMVDFECWKYGIVGFYEGGHLLVESIDGLRGEQTRVSLCGIQITVAGDTSVLGFVVDQVETLLTDWFPEVALAGPGSFYHLERIVLNRTLAPEIVVLPTTADHQATPRSLPLAGSEDAQQLGLYVVEQCCVHWQSHDTIRCPKSNQLIKLTDVIPDVLLQDVPDEMHISADELSFCPTVESFIGFGGEADVYVHTFRDTPVAVKIYNMSVGVMSPGPSVDGSFTAASQLASMLLSSVQSVRQLEAGFLQTSFSLPETAVRRSKAAMQVVDHLGDELCSLAIASRGLSMLEAFNKLRKEATFLLQLRHPCVVPLVGFCLRPLCLLTEYAPLGSLSSALTKVREAEVNDKSLSVLEKRSARPLFRDGVLGRALTWKIAFQVAKALEHLHDSRVVYHDLKSANVLLYSVDINTPINVKVADYGISQSLSLSGVKETTALGSPGFQAPELTAFGVRERIFDEQTDIFSFAMVLYELLTGYRPFAQSPYTALEIPDKISLGERPPLALGHTFTRIVDLMEQSWRQESRDRPTARQLVTIMLEESFAVQHSTLSIPRCVSADHVCAAVDYAQVTPVNCLTGSREEGIAALFQASPSLPNESDRKQPIDMKQSGVLWAIGGVGSNRRLSVVNAQTGHAQLKEISFPGSEVMCMASVDDRQMWLGVEQAGSIPEVHVYSTHGADSSFMWEFQWKSRLDETPLAILSQKCPNVQEWDYCVLLGLRGGLMTAFYGKERPREDLQEELVSSRSSLADWTRTRRKKTANYRDAIRREGEQAPAYLPLIRDPHFSWDRNSFRAVDQTERPVTCMTAVGTDEVWCGAGPRVCVLSRRDSPQSYLSRSSVIRLRGFNATHIACVGISVWIADSDKSLLWRYDADTKDITTSLDLGKVSPSDPFPCNVPSCFYSAGTDAVTTGVTKNILEEAESRQASTQLESATPSRSLSHTESPLRDDEMDVMGNVGAIAAVGDALWVGRRSGDILIIDGNRGSNELQVAIGCLQPLRTSPRFGCPVRTLTPLSCGLVVVARLSRLEELYSEDSLPTRLHSNYFSRDRSRRDYNDDVEPLDVWEAWSSPELTWFRTQQSHLD; encoded by the exons ATGCTGTGTGACGACCGTCTAGGCCGCGACATGTTGCCGACGTTCTTGCGCCTGCTTGAGAGGATGGGAATCGCTTTTCCGATCTCGACTCACAGCGTGCTCGTTCCCACTCTCCTTCCGTCCAATCGGCCACGCCTCACAGCCAACCTGTCTAAACACCACACGGGATCTCACAACTCGCGCTTACGTTCGACTTCTCAGGGGAAAgatagatatcaactaaaCCCCCGTGGTACTGTCCAGCGAGTTTACTCGCTGCACAGCATGCCCACAAATTTCATCCCTCAACTGGTGGCTAGAATCAAGTCCAGTTTTGATCGCTGGTATTCGTCTCATCAGGGAGGGCACCGGAAACGAACCGGAAGCGTCGTTGAGCTACCTTACTTAAGCGCTAGTCACGACAGGAGATATTCGCCGCGACGCACAGAGGTGGCTCGGATGGTCGATTTTGAGTGTTGGAAGTATGGCATTGTTGGCTTTTATGAAGGTGGACATCTTCTCGTGGAGAGTATTGATGGCCTCAGGGGAGAACAGACGAGAGTCAGCCTTTGTGGAATACAGATAACCGTGGCCGGTGATACGTCGGTGTTGGGCTTTGTCGTCGATCAAGTGGAGACTTTATTGACAGATTGGTTTCCAG AGGTTGCATTGGCTGGTCCGGGAAGCTTTTACCATCTTGAACGAATAGTACTCAATAGAACCCTCGCACCAGAAATCGTTGTTCTACCGACAACTGCTGACCATCAGGCAACACCCCGGAGTTTACCGCTCGCCGGATCGGAGGACGCCCAACAGTTGGGCCTCTACGTCGTCGAGCAGTGCTGTGTTCACTGGCAGTCGCACGACACCATACGCTGTCCCAAAAGCAACCAACTCATCAAGCTCACCGACGTCATTCCTGACGTCCTACTGCAAGACGTGCCGGACGAGATGCACATCTCGGCCGACGAACTCTCGTTCTGTCCGACGGTCGAGAGTTTCATCGGTTTCGGCGGCGAGGCGGACGTCTACGTGCACACGTTTAGAGACACGCCGGTGGCGGTAAAGATATACAACATGTCTGTTGGGGTGATGAGCCCGGGTCCGTCCGTCGACGGGTCGTTTACCGCTGCTAGCCAGTTGGCTTCTATGCTCTTATCTAGTGTACAGTCGGTACGACAACTCGAGGCCGGGTTTCTTCAGACTAGTTTCTCTCTGCCCGAGACTGCAGTGAGGAGAAGTAAGGCCGCCATGCAGGTGGTCGACCACCTCGGAGACGAGCTGTGTTCGCTTGCCATCGCGTCGCGCGGATTATCAATGCTCGAAGCATTCAACAAGCTGAGAAAGGAGGCGACGTTCCTGTTGCAGTTGCGTCATCCGTGCGTCGTTCCGCTTGTCGGTTTCTGTCTGCGTCCGCTCTGTCTTTTGACGGAGTATGCTCCGTTGGGTTCTCTGTCGTCGGCGTTGACGAAGGTTCGTGAAGCGGAGGTCAATGATAAGAGTCTGAGCGTCTTGGAGAAAAGGTCGGCACGACCCTTGTTTCGAGACGGAGTCTTGGGACGAGCACTGACGTGGAAAATAGCGTTTCAG GTGGCGAAAGCGTTAGAACATTTGCACGACAGCAGAGTCGTTTACCACGATTTGAAGTCGGCTAACGTACTTCTCTATTCAGTCGACATCAACACTCCTATCAACGTGAAGGTCGCCGATTACGGCATCTCGcagtctctttctctctctggCGTCAAAGAGACTACCGCCCTCGGTAGTCCTGGATTTCAGGCTCCGGAACTCACCGCATTTGGCGTTCGCGAGCGGATCTTCGACGAGCAG ACCGACATCTTTTCGTTTGCGATGGTGTTGTATGAGCTGTTGACTGGGTATAGACCGTTTGCCCAGTCTCCCTATACCGCTCTTGAAATACCGGACAAGATCAGTCTCGGGGAGAGACCTCCGTTGGCCTTGGGCCACACGTTCACTCGCATCGTGGACTTGATGGAGCAAAGTTGGCGTCAGGAGTCACGGGACAGACCGACAGCTCGGCAACTTGTCACGATAATGCTGGAAGAATCGTTCGCTGTTCAACACTCGACGCTATCTATCCCTCGCTGCGTTTCAGCGGATCATGTTTGTGCCGCGGTCGACTACGCTCAGGTTACTCCTGTTAACTGTCTGACGGGCAGCAGGGAAGAAGGCATCGCAGCTCTGTTTCAAGCATCGCCTTCGCTTCCGAATGAAAGTGACCGGAAACAGCCTATTGATATGAAGCAATCAGGCGTTTTATGGGCCATCGGTGGTGTCGGTAGCAATCGCCGTCTGAGCGTCGTTAACGCTCAAACAGGACATGCTCAACTCAAAGAGATCTCTTTTCCTG GTTCTGAGGTGATGTGCATGGCGTCTGTCGATGACCGACAGATGTGGCTCGGCGTCGAGCAGGCGGGTAGCATACCGGAAGTGCACGTTTACAGCACCCATGGTGCAGACTCTTCCTTTATGTGGGAATTCCAATGGAAGAGTCGCTTAGACGAAACACCGCTCGCAATTCTCAGTCAGAAATGCCCAAACGTTCAA GAGTGGGATTACTGCGTCTTGTTAGGTTTAAGAGGCGGATTGATGACGGCCTTTTACGGTAAAGAGCGTCCAAGAGAAGATCTGCAAGAGGAGCTGGTGAGTAGTAGAAGCAGCTTAGCTGATTGGACTCGAACAAGACGAAAAAAAACGGCAAACTATCGAGACGCAATACGTCGTGAAGGCGAGCAAGCTCCCGCCTACTTGCCTCTCATCAGAGACCCGCACTTCAGTTGGGATCGCAACAGTTTCCGCGCCGTGGACCAGACCGAGAGACCGGTAACGTGTATGACGGCCGTCGGAACAGACGAAGTGTGGTGTGGCGCCGGTCCTCGCGTGTGCGTTCTCTCCCGCAGAGACAGCCCGCAGTCGTATCTGTCTCGCAGCTCCGTCATTCGCCTCCGTGGCTTTAATGCCACTCACATAGCGTGCGTCGGCATCTCCGTTTGGATAGCAGACAGCGACAAGTCCTTGTTGTGGCGATATGATGCAGACACAAAGGATATCACTACTTCTCTTGATCTCGGCAAGGTGTCCCCATCGGATCCGTTCCCTTGTAACGTTCCATCCTGTTTCTATTCAGCTGGGACAGACGCCGTGACTACTGGGGTTACTAAAAACATTTTAGAAGAAGCCGAATCTCGACAGGCTTCTACTCAACTCGAATCCGCAACGCCTAGCAGGAGCTTATCTCACACAGAGAGCCCTTTAAGAGATGACGAGATGGACGTCATGGGCAACGTTGGTGCTATAGCGGCTGTGGGTGATGCGCTATGGGTCGGTCGTCGGAGTGGAGACATACTTATAATCGATGGAAATCGAGGATCTAACGAGCTCCAAGTGGCTATCGGTTGTCTTCAACCATTGCGGACTAGTCCCCGCTTTGGATGCCCCGTTCGAACTCTCACGCCGTTGTCGTGCGGTTTGGTTGTAGTCGCAAGACTTTCGCGTCTTGAGGAGCTCTACAGCGAAGATTCGTTGCCGACAAGACTGCACTCGAACTACTTTAGTCGCGATCGCTCTCGCCGTGATTATAATGATGATGTTGAGCCGTTGGATGTGTGGGAAGCGTGGTCTTCACCAGAACTGACGTGGTTCAGAACTCAGCAATCACATCTCGACTAG
- the LOC134197504 gene encoding uncharacterized protein LOC134197504 codes for MCLEKPSPYNDHSKLTEFAAAGSTKLKADEGMKCILNELQFLHSHAVRKTHMLQFMKCDSGSCHHCSTRPVRATTAVNFLRRHGGCLMTPRPSNNHEGHYCTFLEAALMEDMGCKPLQLDYGLPSLLGKVNHVCELCNRYVFQSEADRTRHLQRIHNRSKRKEAVQAHTEQQAAPKPSHNCTYTGCGHIFSTQYQLQRHKQETGHKRRAGRKKKGTC; via the coding sequence ATGTGTCTTGAGAAACCATCTCCGTACAATGATCACAGCAAGCTTACTGAGTTTGCAGCAGCTGGCAGTACAAAGCTGAAAGCAGATGAAGGCATGAAATGTATCCTGAATGAATTGCAGTTTCTGCATTCACATGCTGTGCGCAAGACGCACATGCTTCAGTTTATGAAGTGTGACTCTGGTAGCTGTCATCACTGTTCTACTCGTCCCGTGAGAGCCACAACGGCTGTGAACTTCCTCCGCAGGCATGGGGGTTGTTTGATGACACCTCGGCCAAGCAACAATCATGAGGGTCATTACTGTACTTTCCTCGAAGCTGCACTGATGGAGGATATGGGTTGCAAGCCCCTCCAACTAGATTATGGTTTGCCGTCTCTTCTAGGAAAGGTCAACCATGTCTGTGAACTTTGCAATCGGTATGTTTTCCAATCTGAGGCAGATAGGACACGCCACTTGCAAAGGATTCATAACCGTTCAAAGAGAAAAGAGGCTGTCCAGGCACACACAGAACAGCAGGCTGCACCTAAACCCTCTCACAATTGTACATACACTGGCTGTGGCCACATATTCAGCACCCAGTACCAACTACAACGCCACAAACAAGAGACAGGGCACAAGCGCAGGGctggaagaaagaagaaggGAACATGCTGA
- the LOC134197052 gene encoding GRAM domain-containing protein 4-like — MLRKRLNLKEKLGSIVKRGESHGTDNDCYDITDVESAEELKLKCEANAKENEASPWSYEERKAFEEQLEQLGDQLGDSLIKNAELEEELKSLQSRDLVKQYKEEKKSNKLLQKRVSELERMLATMREQTVDRDPLDSWETVDRDDFMNEEVSQIEARLQRAEDLGSSDGSEEQVMEPSQSQSETETALGWRGRVTSWILDKMIDFTDEQPEPDSLVMSNFPLTYKRLKKSLKRFGKHLKLLLRSATWLKSVISWNNPFLTFTVFVVYMYAAWLDLLIPLLLLLCIGKLIVNYFYATGIASQFGFTMDQPIEETITENKMHLILDVARHVQNKLAFASDNAEKIKNLFLWHEPKATKKLMMILMWAFLLTTFLPGRLVFKCIVMAVGVKIFIVRPIYIAFPRVEKRYGSISRLYKGLPTDEQLKNYYELSETERDIRRRRVVVATPEHARRESAQPTLTPADYEFCQRFVIDPPEARIKPLDDGVACQLIDRSLSVLHMLKSGKLYLTTSFLVFERLFRKNKGSLRQDDYILIPLQDVVSVRKFKPFGFLPGKGLSIEITVTEQEKPYVFGALLSRDEVYRTILETGASAGLRWNNMEEDQSGN; from the exons ATGTTGCGAAAGAGGTTGAATTTGAAAGAGAAGCTTGGCTCGATAGTGAAGAGAGGCGAATCGCATGGAACAGACAACGATTGCTATGACATAACAGATGTAGAAAGTGCAGAGgaattgaaattgaaatgtGAGGCGAATGCTAAGGAAAATGAGGCTAGTCCGTGGTCGTATGAAGAAAGGAAGGCATTCGAAGAGCAGTTAGAACAGTTAGGAGACCAGCTAGGAGACTCCTTGATAAAGAATGCAGAACTGG aaGAAGAGTTGAAGTCACTGCAGAGTCGAGACCTTGTGAAGCAATATAAAGAAGagaaaaaatcaaacaaacttTTACAAAAACGAGTAAGTGAGTTGGAGAGGATGCTTGCAACAATGCGAGAGCAGACAGTTGATCGAGATCCTCTAGACAGCTGGGAGACCGTTGATAGAGATGATTTTATGAACGAAGAAGTTAGTCAAATAGAGGCTAGACTACAACGGGCTGAAGATTTAGGTTCCTCTGACGGTTCTGAGGAACAAGTGATGGAACCATCTCAGTCTCAAAGTGAGACAGAGACTGCACTGGGTTGGAGGGGCAGAGTGACGAGCTGG ATTTTAGACAAAATGATTGATTTTACTGATGAACAACCTGAACCAGACTCTCTGGTTATGTCAAATTTTCCACTAACATACAAAAG GCTGAAGAAGAGTCTGAAACGATTTG GAAAACACTTGAAATTGTTGTTGAGAAGTGCCACTTGGCTTAAATCCGTCATCTCATGGAACAACCCTTTTCTAACATTTACTGTTTTTGTG gtgtacatgtatgcagcTTGGCTTGACCTTTTGATTCCTCTACTACTTCTGTTGTGTATTGGAAAGCTTATAGTAAACTACTTCTATGCCAC CGGGATTGCATCTCAGTTTGGTTTTACGATGGATCAACCTATTGAAGAG ACGATcacagaaaacaaaatgcaTTTGATTCTGGATGTTGCTCGACATGTGCAG AATAAACTGGCATTTGCTTCTGATAATGCAGAGAAAATAAAGAA TTTGTTTCTTTGGCATGAACCAAAAGCTACGAAAAAGCTGATGATGATCTTGATGTGGGCGTTTCTTCTTACAACATTTCTTCCCGGTCGTTTGGTGTTTAAATGCATTG TTATGGCTGTTGGTGTGAAGATATTTATCGTTCGTCCCATTTATATTGCCTTTCCGAGG GTGGAAAAGCGGTATGGATCTATTTCAAGGTTATACAAAGGTCTTCCTACTGACGAGCAACTAAAGAATTACTACGAGCTGTCCGAGACAGAAAGG GATATAAGACGTCGACGTGTAGTTGTCGCTACTCCTGAACATGCCAGACGCGAGTCAGCACAACCGACTCTTACTCCTGCAGACTACGAGTTTTGTCAGCGATTTGTGATTGATCCTCCTGAAGCACGAATAAAGC CTCTCGATGATGGTGTTGCCTGCCAGCTTATCGATCGAAGTCTGTCGGTGTTGCACATGCTCAAGTCTGGAAAATTGTACCTTACGACTAG CTTTCTGGTGTTTGAGAGATTGTTTAGAAAGAATAAAGGCAGTCTCCGGCAAGATGATTATATTCTTATCCCTTTACAGGATGTCGTCTCAGTCAGAAAg TTTAAACCATTCGGGTTTCTACCTGGCAAAGGACTTTCTATTGAAATTACTGTTACTGAACAAGAGAAG CCTTATGTGTTTGGTGctctactgtcacgtgacgagGTGTATAGGACAATCCTTGAAACAGGCGCCTCTGCTGGACTAAGGTGGAACAACATGGAAGAGGATCAGTCAGGAAATTGA
- the LOC134197691 gene encoding uncharacterized protein LOC134197691, which translates to MISCAENEQDVQRVLADRAINPSVQDYSRLHEQWRKKEMGEENGPDMFFQLQTEIDIYNENNQQQGGTDKLQVYENPCLNKAKSGTSSNSDDDISPPPRKKVKLCKRKQKHQPMVLAICTPLKSRAHNNIKQAREMVFIDATSSLDRYNSSVFIMSTSTPTSGIPLGVIVTSDEQATTIHRGLELLGEVLPEEAFNGKGVKHGPTIVMTDDSHTEREALHNFWPTANLLLCTFHFLQCRWTWLYDSKNHIFKNDRTILIEKVKKLVYTNTETELQKHYNSFLQSPEVKKYPKFYSHMQSLWARRREWAHCYRRTILIRGNHTNNYAEAGMRILKELIFSRVKSYNLVQIFYFITEIMERYYQSKLLSVAHSRVDRYISLRYQDRKRKLFGAKQD; encoded by the exons ATGATTTCCTGTGCTGAAAACGAGCAAGATGTTCAACGTGTACTAGCAGACAGGGCCATAAATCCATCAGTACAGGACTACAGCAGATTGCATGAGCAATGGAGAAAGAAGGAAATGGGTGAAGAGAATGGGCCAGACATGTTTTTTCAGCTTCAAACTgaaattgatatctacaatgaaaacaaccaacaacaagGTGGAACAGACAAACTTCAGGTCTATGAAAATCCATGCTTGAACAAAGCAAAAAGTGGCACATCTTCTAACAGTGATGACGACATCTCACCACCACCAAGAAAAAAAGTCAAGTTGTgtaaaagaaagcagaaacatcAGCCAATGGTTCTAGCAATCTGTACACCACTTAAGTCCAGAGcccacaacaacatcaaacaagCCAGAGAAATGGTGTTTATTGATGCAACTTCCTCACTAGATCGCTATAATTCATCTGTATTCATTATGTCAACTAGCACACCTACTTCTGGTATCCCTCTAGGTGTGATTGTCACTTCAGATGAGCAGGCGACAACCATACATCGTGGACTGGAGTTGTTAGGAGAAGTTTTGCCTGAGGAGGCATTCAATGGCAAAGGAGTGAAACATGGTCCCACTATTGTTATGACCGATGACAGCCATACAGAGCGAGAAGCTCTTCACAATTTCTGGCCAACAGCAAATCTCCTTCTATGCACATTTCATTTTCTTCAATGCAGGTGGACCTGGCTATATGATAGTAAAAACCACATTTTTAAAAATGATCGTACCATCCTTATTGAAAAAGTCAAGAAATTAGTTTACACTAATACAGAAACTGAGCTACAGAAACACTACAACAGTTTCCTTCAAAGCCCTGAAGTAAAGAAATATCCTAAGTTTTATagtcacatgcagtcactGTGGGCTAGACGAAGAGAATGGGCGCACTGCTATCGTAGAACGATTCTTATTAGAGGAAATCATACTAACAACTATGCAGAAGCTGGAATGAGGATCCTGAAAGAGCTCATTTTCAGTCGAGTGAAATCATACAACTTGGTACAGATATTCTATTTCATAACTGAAATAATGGAACGGTATTACCAGAGTAAACTGCTCAGTGTAGCCCACAGTCGAGTTGACCGCTATATTTCACTTCGCTATCAAG ATCGCAAAAGAAAGCTTTTTGGTGCCAAGCAAGACTGA
- the LOC134197603 gene encoding uncharacterized protein LOC134197603, whose protein sequence is MKIGVCTCPRGQDGSPCSHQAAVVLHFGCTTVNCIPALNPEDKWKLAYIAYGKECVEDLSFYTLISKPVDTTKKSCEPPPSPTQQQEKQQQHYISTGWYAQSEYLQPQWCVDDDTKQCNKEHDSDTTVSLKQETQQQDQLCQVVDLISEDIKKQLRADVMF, encoded by the coding sequence ATGAAAATAGGAGTTTGCACGTGCCCAAGAGGTCAAGATGGGTCACCGTGTAGTCACCAAGCAGCAGTTGTGTTGCACTTTGGGTGCACAACAGTAAACTGCATTCCTGCTCTCAACCCTGAAGACAAATGGAAGTTGGCATACATTGCATATGGCAAGGAATGTGTAGAAGATTTGTCCTTCTATACGCTAATCAGTAAGCCAGttgacacaacaaagaaatcatgcgagccaccaccatcaccaacACAGCAGCAggagaagcagcagcagcactaCATTTCAACTGGCTGGTATGCGCAATCAGAATATCTACAGCCACAATGGTGTGTAGATGATGACACAAAGCAGTGCAACAAAGAGCATGATTCTGATACCACTGTCTCtctaaaacaagaaacacagcAACAAGACCAACTCTGTCAGGTAGTTGACTTAATATCCGAAGATATTAAAAAGCAACTGAGGGCTGATGTTATGTTCTAG
- the LOC134197051 gene encoding ceramide kinase-like protein produces MSSEATASTNNENDTSKTVIKDADLFVREDTNIANDEVETSTPQQTTDQSTSSDAAADQDLTKRDGAALTDEPQTSRSVTAATEAEDDETLENEPQSGESDWPLREKFGIDGKVHEVELNERRLLWWPASQTKSDKATRVVRAVETEKKVLVTNIFSAKSRNRIVQTSKGPLMVPAGYTVFYVSKKKEPKWREKRVHFDHEDVDACRRWAAQVEILAKGSTRPRMLKIFINPAAGKKKGIKIFEQAVASILKICDIRWDITVTERPGHLSELIQQIDLDSYDGLAVVGGDGTVNELIDGLLKSTCLGATPDRVSSCETRIAIIPAGSNNHIATTLYGIADPETSALHIVMGKSRTIDILSMAHRNKPVRFGVSCGYGFPADFIVQSKKHGWFNKAGVPSLHAVKQHRLYPCQVHFLLVDEQKEGDKAGQFKVAEWKVVKGSISAVVVSALKMASDAHPDGLWPEVQDDDGYGRLVIVEECSRSEVLKYHKCLSKSRKRPEDLGFVNSYKVRAVRLRPLQKDPSRGTSPIKESKVVDPSDSKTANDIQDTSKESAPKVNTDETCKEASPPVPSIVVDEQENQTHPNDTNQSHEQEPKANDKTVGSEIEEIGKTKQQVFLNPSPQPQRQRRGFSFSLRQRLRTFSPGRATRATTKVPKKKVSLEVFSTAAGDTLVRRSGVRASSPLPPGGPPADYDDADVDPEVTSPWVVDGDLIREPFVDIRIHNNLISVFVSEADRARENSPLD; encoded by the exons ATGAGTTCAGAGGCAACCGCAAGTACTAACAACGAGAACGACACATCAAAAACAGTTATAAAAGACGCGGATCTTTTTGTGCGAGAAGACACTAACATTGCAAATGACGAAGTTGAAACGTCAACTCCTCAGCAAACAACCGACCAGTCTACATCCTCTGATGCAGCAGCCGACCAAGATCTCACCAAACGTGACGGCGCTGCGCTCACCGACGAACCACAGACGTCTCGATCGGTCACAGCAGCTACAGAAGCGGAAGACGACGAGACATTGGAAAACGAGCCACAGAGTGGAGAGTCGGACTGGCCGCTTAGAGAGAAATTTGGCATCGACGGCAAAGTGCACGAAGTCGAGCTGAACGAGAGGCGGCTTTTGTGGTGGCCCGCATCGCAAACGAAGTCCGACAAGGCCACAAGAGTTG TGAGAGCGGTGGAAACAGAAAAGAAGGTGCTGGTGACGAACATTTTTAGTGCGAAGTCCCGGAATCGTATCGTGCAGACGTCCAAGGGGCCGCTGATGGTTCCGGCCGGATATACAGTGTTTTATGTGAGTAAGAAGAAGGAGCCGAAGTGGAGGGAGAAGCGAGTGCATTTTGATCATGAAGACGTTGATGCGTGTAGGAGGTGGGCAGCTCAGGTTGAGATACTGGCAAAGG GTTCGACGAGGCCTCGGATGCTAAAGATATTCATCAATCCAGCTGCAGGAAAGAAAAAGGGCATCAAGATATTTGAGCAAGCAGTCGCATCCATTCTCAAAATATGTGACATACGCTGGGACATAACCG TCACCGAAAGACCGGGACATTTGTCAGAACTCATCCAGCAGATCGATCTGGACAGCTATGACGG GTTGGCCGTCGTCGGTGGTGATGGTACCGTCAATGAGTTGATCGACGGTCTACTGAAATCGACCTGTTTGGGTGCAACTCCTGATAGAGTGTCGTCGTGTGAGACGAGGATTGCTATCATTCCTGCAG GATCTAACAACCACATTGCGACGACACTGTATGGCATAGCCGACCCAGAAACATCCGCATTGCACATCGTAATGG GAAAGTCGCGAACGATTGACATTTTGTCTATGGCTCATCGTAACAAGCCGGTTCGGTTTGGTGTGAGTTGCGGTTATGGTTTTCCTGCCGACTTCATCGTACAATCAAAGAAACACGGTTGGTTTAACAAGGCGGGAGTTCCTTCACTTCATGCTGTTAAACAGCACCG ACTGTATCCATGTCAAGTCCATTTCTTGTTGGTCGACGAGCAGAAGGAAGGTGACAAGGCGGGGCAATTCAAAG TGGCTGAGTGGAAGGTAGTGAAGGGATCCATTTCTGCCGTCGTCGTCAGTGCCTTGAAGATGGCATCGGATGCTCACCCGGATGGATTGTGGCCTGAAGTGCAGGATGATGATGGATATGGTCGGCTCGTTATTGTGGAGGAATGTTCTCGCAGTGAAGTCTTGAAGTATCACAAATGTTTGTCGAAGTCGAGGAAGAGACCG GAAGATCTCGGGTTTGTCAACTCATACAAAGTCAGGGCAGTCCGACTTCGTCCACTACAGAAGGATCCTTCTCGTGGAACTAGTCCAATAAAGGAATCAAAGGTGGTAGATCCATCAGACTCCAAAACAGCCAACGACATTCAAGATACATCAAAAGAGTCCGCTCCTAAGGTTAATACCGATGAGACCTGCAAAGAGGCATCACCTCCTGTTCCATCCATTGTGGTCGATGAACAGGAAAATCAGACCCACCCAAATGATACAAATCAGTCACATGAGCAAGAACCGAAAGCGAACGACAAAACAGTGGGAAGCGAAATCGAAGAGATTGGAAAAACCAAACAACAGGTGTTTCTAAATCCGTCTCCACAGCCTCAGCGCCAGCGACGTGGATTCAGTTTTTCTCTACGTCAACGGCTGCGTACATTTTCTCCGGGGCGAGCTACAAGAGCTACAACAAAAGTTCCGAAAAAGAAAGTATCGTTAGAAGTATTCTCGACGGCTGCTGGTGATACATTGGTCCGACGAAGTGGAGTAAGAGCATCCTCTCCACTCCCTCCTGGTGGACCACCAGCAGACTACGATGATGCAGATGTTGATCCAGAGGTTACATCACCTTGGGTGGTTGATGGAGACCTAATCAGGGAACCATTCGTAGACATCAG GATCCACAATAATCTCATCTCTGTGTTTGTGAGTGAGGCTGACAGAGCACGAGAGAACTCGCCGCTTGACTGA